TAGCAAAGTGGTGTTTGAGAGTGTAATGCAGTACAACGTTGAAAAAGGTGAAAACCGCTCGTTCTTGTCGGATACTCCTAAAAACCCGAACGTAGCAGCTCAATTGTTGGCAACAAGTATCGACATTCGTACTTTGGCTCCAGGTGTTGATAGCCGTGGCTATGAAGCTCTTTGGAACGACAACGTGTATGCTCAAAACCCATACTTTGCTACTACTAAAGTAAAAAATACTGATGATCGTAACCGTTTTATGGGTTCATTCAGTTTGAGATACAACTTCGACGATAATTTGTATGTAAGAGGTCGTTTAGGAACAGACTACAACCAATTGAAATACTGGCAAATTGAACCAACGGGTATTGCTTATAGCACTCGTGGTAGCTTAAGCCAGAGCGAAAGAAAAATTATTGAAACTAACGCTGAGGTATTGGTAGGTTACAAAAAAGAATTTGGTGACCTTTCTTTGAATGCTTTTGTTGGAGGTAACAAAATGTTGAGAACAAACGAAGCTACAGGTATTAGTGGTAGCCAGTTCAACGTTCCGTTCAACTATTTCCCTAGCAACTTGATTTCAAGTAACTGGAACTACGAGTACAGAAAACGTGCTGTAAACTCTGTTTATGGTTCGGCCGACCTTTCTTACAAAAATATCTTGTTCTTAACTTTGACAGGTCGTGAAGACTGGTTCTCTACTCTTGCTCCTAGCAACAACAATATCTTCTATCCAGGTGTGAGTACAGGTTTTATCTTCTCTGATGCCTTGAGCGAACGTCCAAGCTGGTTATCTTACGGTAAAGTACGTGCATCGTGGGCTACTGTAGGTGGTGGTTATCCTGACGAATATGCTTTGAACTTACCATATACGTTGCAGTCAAACCCATATTTCTCTTACCCATTGATGAATATCGGAACAAACACAATTCCAAACTCGACTTTGAAACCTAACTCAACTACAACATCTGAATTGGGTATTGAATTAAAAACTTTGGATAACCGTTTGGGTATCGACTTAACATTCTATAACCGTACTACAACCAACGATGCCGTAAAAGCTTCAGTATCATCTGCGAGTGGTTACCAAGACGTATTGTTGAACGTAGGTCGTGTTGAAAACAAAGGGGTTGAGGTGTTATTGACAGGTACTCCAGTAAAAACAAGCTCGTTTAAATGGGATGTTAGCTACAACTTTGCTTACAACGACAACACAGTTGTGAAAATAGCAGATGGTTTGAAAACACTTTCAATGGACGAGTCAAGAACTCGTAATGCTTATATCTATCACTTTGAAGGACAGCCATTTGGTATGATTGCTGGTTACAGAGCTAAAAGAGACGCTAACGGTAATGTCGTTTATAACAAAGATACAGGCTTGCCAATCCAAGGCGAATTTACTCAATTAGGTAAAGGTGTTCCTCCAGTAACAATGGGTTTAACTAACTCGTTTAGCTATAAAAACTTCAATATGAGTTTCTTGATTGATGCTAAATTTGGAGCTTCGTTGTATTCTGCTACAAATGCTTTTGCTACAAGATACGGCTTGACTCAAAGAACAGTTGAAAACAATATCAGAGAAACAGGTGTAACAGTAAAAGGTGTTGACCAAAATGGTGAGGCGTTTACTAAAACTATCTCTGCTCAAGATTACTTTACAGGTATTTCAACTACCATTACTGACGAGTTTGTGTACAATGCCAACTTTGCTAAGTTAAGACAATTGACATTTGGTTATACTTTCCCTAAATCTGTATTGGGTAAAACACCAATTCAATCATTGAGTATCTCTTTTGTAGCTCGTAACTTGTTGATGTTGTTCAACAACGTACCAAATATTGACCCAGAATCGACTTATAACAACGGTAATGCTCAAGGTTTGGAAATGTTTGGTGTGCCAACAACACGTAGTTTTGGCTTGAACTTAATGGCTAAATTCTAGTTTTTTTACTCAAAACTTTTGAAATAATGATTAGATATATAAAACAAAAAAGAGGATTAATGCTAACAGGTATGCTAACGGCTGCCTCGTTGTTAGTGTCATCATGCGATAGTGGGTTTGAAGAAATGAACAAAAACCCTAACGCTCTTACCGACCCAGTTTTAGAAAACTTGTTTACTTATAATATCGTTAAAACTGCAGGTACTGGATACGAAAACCACCGTGCCAATTTGATTTACTGTGGTGCAATGATTCAGCATTTTGCTTCATTAACTACCTACTGGTCGGGCGATAAGTACTTGTCGAATGTTGAATATTACAGTGCTTACTTTGATACTGGTTACCAAAACCAAGTAAAAGAAATCGAGCAAATTGTAGCTTTGACAAAAGATAACACTGCTTTGAGCAACAAGTACAATATTGCTAGAATCTGGAGAGCTTATATCTATAGCCGTATGACTGACCTTTACGGAGATATTCCTTACTCTGAGGCTGGTAAAGGTTATTTGTCAAATGCGTATTCTCCAAAATATGACAAACAAGCTGATATTTATGCTGATTTGTTGAAAGAATTGGAAGCCGCTGGTGGTGCTTTAGACGCTTCAAAAGCAACTTATGGTACTGCTGACCCTGTATACGGTGGTGATGTAACAAAATGGAAGCGTTTTGCCAACTCATTGATGCTTCGTTTGGGTATGCGTATGACAAAAGTAGATGCTGCTTCTGCTCAAACTTGGGTGAAAAAAGCTATTAGTGCTGGTGTAATGCAAAGCAATGATGATATTGCTAAAATCAATCACCAAGATACTAATGATAACAACCGTAACTTAGATGGTAATACCTTGAAAACTCAGGAGTATGATGCCGCTAACTTAAAAGGTAAAGCTAACAGTAAATTGAGTAGTACTTTTGTTTCTTTCTTGAAAGACAACAACGACCCTCGTTTGCCTTATATTGCTACTTTGTGGCAAGGTAATGCCGATGCTACACAATTACCAACAAGCTCGGCTCCTGCTGTACAAAAGGGTTTACCAAACGGTTATGACAATACGACAATCAAAACTTTGATTCCAACTTGGACAGATAACTCTTTGGCTGAATATTCTGAAGCAAACCTAAACTACATCGCTAGTCCTGCTGCTCCAACAGTATTCCAAACTTATGCAGAAGTTGAGTACTTATTGGCAGAAGCTGCAGTGCGTGGTTGGGGTGATGGCCAAGCGGCTACTCACTATAACAAAGGTGTTACGGCTGCTATGAAAATGTTTAGTTTGTACGGTGCAACTATCTCGGATGCTGCTGTAACTGCTTATTTGACGGCTCATCCATATACTGCAACTACTACCGAAGCTCAGATGCAACAAATACATACACAATATTGGGCTGTTAACTTCTTGAACTCGTACGAAGCGTATGCCAACTGGAGACGTACTGGATACCCTGTATTGAAGGCTACTAACTACCCTGGTAACGAAACTGGTGGTGTTATTCCTCGCCGTTTGAAATACCCGCAGTCGGAAGCAAGTAAAAATGCTGCTAAATACAATGCAGCAATAGCACAACAAGGTGCCGACTTGTTTACAACACGTATGTGGTGGGATAAGTAATAATGTCCTATTGGGTTTTAGTCCAAACCTAAAGCCCAATGTACAACTTAATATATTTGAAGCTATTGTCAAAATGCCTCTGTTTACGGAGGCATTTTGAATAATAGAGAAGTCCAATTTTTTGTATCTTACTTATTTAAAGTTGTATCTTGTTAACTGATATTTATCCCGCTTGAGAATCGTATGAAATTGACTTTTTCATTGCTATTACCAATGTTCCTTGGGTTGATTACAGTCTCTGTAAATGCCCAGTTTAGGCTTGTCCCTTCTTCCGAGTCTGGTGTAACTTTCGTAAATCAGTTGACCGAAACCGAAAAACACAATGTATTAGCGTATGAATATTTTTACAATGGAGGTGGGGTGGCTGTAGGCGATTTGAATAACGATGGCCTACTCGATCTGTACTTTACTGGTAATATGGTACAAGACCAAATTTACCAAAATCTTGGAAATCTAAAGTTTAAAAATGTTACTCAACAAGCAGGAGTCAGTAAAGGGGGGTGGAAAACAGGCGTAACCTTCGTCGATATTAATCAAGATGGCTGGCTCGATATTTATGTATGCTATTCGGGCGATGGTGACGCCAATGCTCGTCGAAATAAACTTTATATCAATCAAAAAAACTTCAAATTCTTAGAAAAAGCAGCCGACTACGGCCTTGATTTACCCACAAATTCTACACAAGCAGCATTTTTTGACTACGACAAAGACGGTGATTTAGATTGCTTTTTACTCAACCATAGCATCAAAGATTATAAACGCTTTGATGCCTCGGTGCTAAAAGCCCAGCGTGATGAAACTGCTGGCGACCGTTTGCTCAAAAATGAAAATGGAAAGTTTGTAGATGTAAGTGTACAAGCCAATATCAAAGGTAATCCTTTGGGTTTTGGTTTGGGTATTGCCATTGCCGATATTAATCTCGACGGTTGGCCTGATATTTATGTTTCTAACGATTATATAGAACAAGATTACTTATATATCAACAATGGCGATGGCACTTTTACCGATAAATTAGAAGAATCGGTTGGGCATTTGAGCCAGTTTTCGATGGGAAATGAGGTGGTAGATATGAATAACGACGGCTTCCCCGATATATTTACCCTTGATATGCTACCAGAAGACAACCGCCGTCAAAAGCTGTTGTATGGCCCCGAAAATTATGAGAATTATAAAAGTATGATTCGCAATGGTTTTTATCACCAAATTATGCGAAATATGCTGCAACTCAACAATGGTGATGGTACTTTTAGTGAAATCGCTCAGTTAGCGGGTATTTCTAATACCGATTGGAGTTGGTCGCCTTTGGTGGCTGATTTTGATAATGATGGATATAAGGATTTGTTTGTTACGAATGGATACCTCCGTGACTATACCAACATGGACTTTATGAAGTTTTATGCAGACAAAGAACTCAAGGCAGCTCAGGGAAATCCGACGGCGATGATGGATATTTTAAAAGAAATGCCCTCTACTGCTACACAAAACTATATTTTTAGAAATAACGGAAAACTCCAGTTTGAGAATAAAACCAAAGATTGGCATTGCGACCAACTTTTGTTGTCGAGTGGGGCTGTCTATGCTGATTTAGACAATGATGGTGACCTCGAAATAATTACTAACAATGTCAATAAAGAAGTTACAATTTATCAAAATGAGCAAAAATCTCAACATTATTTGACAGTTCAGCTTGGCGATATGGCCAAAAGTAATACTTATGGGGCTAAAGTGTGGATATATTATCAAGGAAAAATGCAATATCGTGAGCATTATCCAACCCGTGGTTTTCAGTCATGTATGTTGATGCCCCTGCATTTTGGAGTAGGTGAAAATACTTCGATTGATAGCGTTAAGGTAGTTTTTACCAATCAGACAACTCAGGTGTTTAAGTCAGTAAAGGCAAATCAGGTTTTAAATGTAAGTATCGAGAAAAGTACAAAAAGCAATATAGCTCAAGTTGTCAAAAATGTTTTTGTTCCTATCAAAAATGACACTATTCCTTATGGAAATGTTGAAGACGATTATAATGATTTTAAACGACAATTATTATTACCCAATATGTTATCGTATGTTGGGCCAAAAGTAGCCAAAGGTGATGTCAATGGCGATGGCTTGGAAGATATGTATATTGGTGGCTCAAAAGGGCAGTCGGGAGCTATCGTACTTCAACAATCAGATGGTTCATGGCTAGGTACAGAGCAAGCAAGTATCGAATCGGATATTATGTGTACCGATACCGATGCACTGTTTTTTGATGCCGATAACGATGGCGACCTCGATTTGTATGTAGTAAGTGGCGGATATGCCTATTTACCAGACGATTTATTGTTACAAGATAGGTTATATCTCAACGACGGAAAAGGACATTTCACCAAAACTGAAGACAACTTACTAACAGGCGATTTGAATAGTGATGCCTGTGTTACTGCTCTAGATTTTGACCATGATGGCGATTTAGATTTATTTATTGGTGGAAGGGGAGTGCCTGGGGCATATCCACTCACAGTAACGAGTCGATTATTACAAAATGATGGCAGAGGCTTTTTTACGGATGTCACAAAAACCTTAGCACCAGCTTTTGAAAAGCTAGGTATGATTACTACAGCCAAAAGCTTAGACATCAATAAAGATGGCTGGGACGACCTGATTTTGGCTGGCGATTGGCAACCCATAAGTGTTTGGATAAATAACAAAGGAACTTTTGTACAAAACAAACAGGCTATTATAGGTGATGAATTGAAAGGGTGGTGGAATACGATGGAGGTAGCTGATTTGGATAATGACGGCGATTTGGATGTAGTTTTGGGAAATTATGGCATCAATAATCAGTTGAAACCTTCTGATAAAGAACCTGTGTCTTTAGTATATGGCGATTTTGACCAAAATGAAGCCGTTGACCCATTTTTGTGTTATTATGTTCAAGGGAAATCGTATCCACTGGTAAGTCGTGATGAAGCCCTCAATCAAATGTTTGCTTTGCGACGAAAATTTACTAATTATGCTTCTTATGCCGATGCCGAATTGAAGGATATGCTAACTCCCGAACAGCTTAAATTAGCTGATACACTAATAGCCAATACTTTCCAATCAATCGTATTAGAAAACAAAGGCAATGGTACGTTTCAGCCTATTGCATTACCTGTTGAAGCTCAATTTGCTCCAGTTTATGCAATTGCTTTGATAGATATTAATAAAGATGGATTAAAAGACTTGATTTTAGGGGGTAATCAGTTTCATACTCGTATTAAAATAGGAAAAATGGATGCTAACTACGGTATGCTTTTCATCAATAAAGGTCGTTGTCATTTTGATTATTTGCCACAGTATCAATCAGGTTTTCAGGTAAAAGGCGAAGTTCGGGATATTATTACTACTAAGAATAAAAATGGTCAACAAGTACACTTTTTTAGAAATAATGATACTGTTTCGAGTTATCAATTATTAGAAAAGTGAGTTAGTGATTGAGTAAATTGTGAGTTAGTGATTGAGTAAATTGTGAGTTAGTGATTGAGTGAATTGTGAGTTAGTGATTGAGTGAATTGTGAGTTAGTGATTGAGTGAATTGTGAGTTAGTGATTGAGTAAATTGTGAGTTAGTGATTGAGTAAATTGTGAGTTAGTGATTGAGTAAATTGTGAGTTAGTGATTGAGTGAAAAGTGAGTTAGTGATTGAGTAAATTGTGAGTTAGTGATTGAGTGAAAAGTGAGTTAGTGATTAAGTAAATTGTGAGTTAGTGGTTGAGTGAATTGTGAGTTAGTGATTGAGTGAAAAGTGAGTTAGTGATTAAGTAAATTGTGAGTTAGTGGTTGAGTGAATTGTGAGTTAGTGATTGAGTGAAAAGTGAGTTAGTGATTAAGTAAATTGTGAGTTAGTGATTAAGTAAATTGTGAGTTGGTGATTAAGTGAATTGTGAGTTGGTGATTGAGTGAATTGTGAGTTGGTGATTAAGTGAATTGTGAGTTGGTGATTGAGTGAATTGTGAGTTGGTGATTGAGTGAATTGTGAGTTAGTGATTGAGTGAATTGTGAGCTAGTGGTTGAGTGAATTGTGAGCTAGTGGTTGAG
The DNA window shown above is from Flectobacillus major DSM 103 and carries:
- a CDS encoding SusC/RagA family TonB-linked outer membrane protein; protein product: MKACRSKFTFLFTALLFLSWQSIFAQTPVKGKVVDSNQSALAGVNILLKGTTKGTVTDASGNYTINVPKGGVLVFRSLGFSSKDVEVGDRTVIDVVLEATTQNLDEVVVTALGVQKDKKALGYAVTELKGGEFTQARELNLGNALSGKIAGVNATSTATGPGGSSRVIIRGNGSLGGNNQPLYVINGVPIDNTNVNSAGMWGGFDTGDGLNSINPDDIESVTVLKGGASAALYGFRAGSGVILITTKSGKSQKGIGVDFNSTYTAEMPLKLSDYQYQYGAGTRGAKPTTADEAIAAGRLSWGAKLDGSSVIQADGVSRPYVAQKDNIKNFYNVGSTFSNTLAVSGGNKDVNFRFSMSNADSKSVVPNSTFSRKSFNLNTNANLSSKVVFESVMQYNVEKGENRSFLSDTPKNPNVAAQLLATSIDIRTLAPGVDSRGYEALWNDNVYAQNPYFATTKVKNTDDRNRFMGSFSLRYNFDDNLYVRGRLGTDYNQLKYWQIEPTGIAYSTRGSLSQSERKIIETNAEVLVGYKKEFGDLSLNAFVGGNKMLRTNEATGISGSQFNVPFNYFPSNLISSNWNYEYRKRAVNSVYGSADLSYKNILFLTLTGREDWFSTLAPSNNNIFYPGVSTGFIFSDALSERPSWLSYGKVRASWATVGGGYPDEYALNLPYTLQSNPYFSYPLMNIGTNTIPNSTLKPNSTTTSELGIELKTLDNRLGIDLTFYNRTTTNDAVKASVSSASGYQDVLLNVGRVENKGVEVLLTGTPVKTSSFKWDVSYNFAYNDNTVVKIADGLKTLSMDESRTRNAYIYHFEGQPFGMIAGYRAKRDANGNVVYNKDTGLPIQGEFTQLGKGVPPVTMGLTNSFSYKNFNMSFLIDAKFGASLYSATNAFATRYGLTQRTVENNIRETGVTVKGVDQNGEAFTKTISAQDYFTGISTTITDEFVYNANFAKLRQLTFGYTFPKSVLGKTPIQSLSISFVARNLLMLFNNVPNIDPESTYNNGNAQGLEMFGVPTTRSFGLNLMAKF
- a CDS encoding SusD/RagB family nutrient-binding outer membrane lipoprotein, yielding MIRYIKQKRGLMLTGMLTAASLLVSSCDSGFEEMNKNPNALTDPVLENLFTYNIVKTAGTGYENHRANLIYCGAMIQHFASLTTYWSGDKYLSNVEYYSAYFDTGYQNQVKEIEQIVALTKDNTALSNKYNIARIWRAYIYSRMTDLYGDIPYSEAGKGYLSNAYSPKYDKQADIYADLLKELEAAGGALDASKATYGTADPVYGGDVTKWKRFANSLMLRLGMRMTKVDAASAQTWVKKAISAGVMQSNDDIAKINHQDTNDNNRNLDGNTLKTQEYDAANLKGKANSKLSSTFVSFLKDNNDPRLPYIATLWQGNADATQLPTSSAPAVQKGLPNGYDNTTIKTLIPTWTDNSLAEYSEANLNYIASPAAPTVFQTYAEVEYLLAEAAVRGWGDGQAATHYNKGVTAAMKMFSLYGATISDAAVTAYLTAHPYTATTTEAQMQQIHTQYWAVNFLNSYEAYANWRRTGYPVLKATNYPGNETGGVIPRRLKYPQSEASKNAAKYNAAIAQQGADLFTTRMWWDK
- a CDS encoding VCBS repeat-containing protein; protein product: MKLTFSLLLPMFLGLITVSVNAQFRLVPSSESGVTFVNQLTETEKHNVLAYEYFYNGGGVAVGDLNNDGLLDLYFTGNMVQDQIYQNLGNLKFKNVTQQAGVSKGGWKTGVTFVDINQDGWLDIYVCYSGDGDANARRNKLYINQKNFKFLEKAADYGLDLPTNSTQAAFFDYDKDGDLDCFLLNHSIKDYKRFDASVLKAQRDETAGDRLLKNENGKFVDVSVQANIKGNPLGFGLGIAIADINLDGWPDIYVSNDYIEQDYLYINNGDGTFTDKLEESVGHLSQFSMGNEVVDMNNDGFPDIFTLDMLPEDNRRQKLLYGPENYENYKSMIRNGFYHQIMRNMLQLNNGDGTFSEIAQLAGISNTDWSWSPLVADFDNDGYKDLFVTNGYLRDYTNMDFMKFYADKELKAAQGNPTAMMDILKEMPSTATQNYIFRNNGKLQFENKTKDWHCDQLLLSSGAVYADLDNDGDLEIITNNVNKEVTIYQNEQKSQHYLTVQLGDMAKSNTYGAKVWIYYQGKMQYREHYPTRGFQSCMLMPLHFGVGENTSIDSVKVVFTNQTTQVFKSVKANQVLNVSIEKSTKSNIAQVVKNVFVPIKNDTIPYGNVEDDYNDFKRQLLLPNMLSYVGPKVAKGDVNGDGLEDMYIGGSKGQSGAIVLQQSDGSWLGTEQASIESDIMCTDTDALFFDADNDGDLDLYVVSGGYAYLPDDLLLQDRLYLNDGKGHFTKTEDNLLTGDLNSDACVTALDFDHDGDLDLFIGGRGVPGAYPLTVTSRLLQNDGRGFFTDVTKTLAPAFEKLGMITTAKSLDINKDGWDDLILAGDWQPISVWINNKGTFVQNKQAIIGDELKGWWNTMEVADLDNDGDLDVVLGNYGINNQLKPSDKEPVSLVYGDFDQNEAVDPFLCYYVQGKSYPLVSRDEALNQMFALRRKFTNYASYADAELKDMLTPEQLKLADTLIANTFQSIVLENKGNGTFQPIALPVEAQFAPVYAIALIDINKDGLKDLILGGNQFHTRIKIGKMDANYGMLFINKGRCHFDYLPQYQSGFQVKGEVRDIITTKNKNGQQVHFFRNNDTVSSYQLLEK